A window of the Leptospira brenneri genome harbors these coding sequences:
- a CDS encoding adenylate/guanylate cyclase domain-containing protein, whose product MKTILLKLRSLFSKDSLSHGELQFPIRYKLLLITSIVLLVSMSGIIFLASYFFRKDSEVRVKENNIKINEILSLKVKSDLHSMKQDVHITASAILRNPNSSNAIAKELFEEDQNFLLIGAYDVSLNPKFEALNDEFLQKYDYQKAEVRTLLKNIQPKLKKSFSGTTVIWNASPYFRHPILCLSFPLSESKDTHTILVTLIKLDSLLDAFQTSGPVETFLVSEDGSVLAHPDAKVVLSGINLNDLPIVERMKKSTVDNGQFRYESKDGVSYLGSFKKLGLGGVGVISQVREAKIFEEVNNIQKRNVYILIVSLALSFIVVYIFAKSLSTPILKLVDASEEIRRGNYHIELHATTHDEIGTLTKSFVSMGRGLEEREKLKDSFGRFVNQDIAELAAKGKLSIGGQRKYCTIFFSDIRSFTSISEKLQPEEVVEFLNQYMTEMVKCVQETGGTVDKFIGDAIMATWGALRDHRQHAKATVDAALRMRDRLIEFNQGRGSVKKPIIQIGCGINTGYVIAGQIGSSDKMEYTVIGDSVNLASRVESLNKETQTDILITDTTYQEIKSDYHVISMGEIELKGKSKAQKVYAVLGRKSDPDCPKSLSELQKLVGITAVKKGKK is encoded by the coding sequence ATGAAAACGATATTGCTAAAACTCCGCTCTCTCTTTTCCAAGGATTCCCTGTCCCACGGGGAATTGCAATTTCCAATTCGATACAAACTCCTACTCATTACCTCGATTGTTTTACTTGTTTCGATGTCGGGGATCATCTTTCTTGCTTCTTATTTTTTCAGAAAAGATAGTGAGGTTCGAGTTAAAGAAAACAACATCAAAATCAATGAAATCCTTTCTTTAAAAGTGAAGTCGGATTTACATTCGATGAAACAGGATGTCCATATTACTGCATCGGCCATTCTTAGAAATCCCAATTCAAGTAATGCCATTGCCAAAGAGTTATTTGAAGAAGACCAAAACTTTCTATTGATTGGTGCCTATGACGTTAGCCTAAATCCAAAATTTGAAGCACTCAATGATGAATTTTTACAAAAATACGATTACCAAAAAGCAGAAGTAAGAACATTACTAAAAAACATCCAACCAAAATTAAAAAAATCATTCAGCGGAACTACTGTTATATGGAATGCAAGTCCCTATTTCCGCCATCCCATTCTTTGTCTTAGTTTCCCTCTATCAGAATCAAAAGACACACATACAATTCTAGTTACACTAATCAAACTGGATAGCCTACTTGATGCCTTTCAAACCTCAGGGCCAGTAGAAACCTTTCTTGTTAGTGAAGATGGAAGTGTCCTTGCTCATCCTGATGCCAAAGTAGTTTTGTCCGGAATCAATTTAAATGATCTGCCTATTGTAGAAAGAATGAAAAAGTCTACGGTTGATAACGGTCAGTTTCGTTATGAATCCAAAGATGGTGTGTCTTATCTCGGATCATTCAAAAAACTGGGACTCGGAGGTGTAGGGGTAATCTCTCAAGTTCGTGAAGCAAAAATTTTTGAAGAAGTTAATAACATTCAAAAACGAAATGTTTATATCTTAATCGTTTCACTAGCCCTATCGTTTATTGTTGTTTATATTTTTGCAAAGTCACTATCAACACCCATTCTAAAATTAGTAGATGCTTCTGAAGAAATTCGAAGAGGTAATTACCATATTGAACTTCATGCAACCACTCATGATGAAATTGGAACATTAACTAAATCGTTTGTGAGTATGGGACGCGGTTTAGAAGAACGTGAAAAACTAAAAGATTCCTTTGGAAGGTTTGTGAACCAAGACATTGCAGAACTTGCAGCGAAAGGAAAACTTTCCATTGGAGGCCAGAGAAAGTATTGTACAATCTTTTTCTCAGATATACGAAGTTTCACATCAATCTCCGAAAAGTTACAACCAGAAGAGGTTGTAGAATTTTTAAACCAGTACATGACAGAGATGGTAAAATGTGTTCAAGAAACCGGAGGGACTGTAGATAAATTTATCGGGGATGCTATCATGGCAACTTGGGGTGCTCTTCGTGACCACAGGCAACATGCGAAAGCAACAGTGGATGCAGCACTCCGTATGCGCGACAGACTCATTGAATTTAACCAAGGAAGAGGGAGTGTCAAAAAACCAATCATCCAAATTGGATGTGGGATTAACACTGGATATGTGATTGCAGGCCAGATCGGTAGCTCAGATAAAATGGAATACACAGTGATCGGAGATTCAGTAAACCTTGCCTCCCGTGTCGAGTCTCTAAACAAAGAAACGCAAACAGACATTCTAATTACGGATACCACTTACCAAGAAATAAAATCAGATTACCATGTCATCAGTATGGGAGAGATTGAGCTAAAAGGAAAATCCAAAGCTCAGAAAGTTTATGCAGTTCTTGGCAGAAAGTCAGATCCCGATTGCCCCAAAAGCTTAAGTGAATTACAAAAGTTAGTTGGAATCACAGCAGTGAAAAAGGGGAAAAAATGA
- a CDS encoding LIC11270 family surface protein codes for MNHKYLSVLILIINLSIFLNCKQGLDLGEETKLPVISTLFNNRMLLLLKGTYATDNPLDWSELNNGTGDLYVDAQGEGLDPIMTLVNQPKAGNMPIFLDIGEVRISSKFEKGFNELTQIRDTIDSNRFWDFIAPNRQVFCTVTYSFDNNTCTESNGIMKAYDFFNGIGAQFPSNDPSSETVGGVASALTTGRYWFGREYYYAGIYFRSLVTGYALDAGAPISSRFDNRPLINALNIVPRNNYVAGTTSSAKSTIVPKMFPALYSQLFTQAIQSDMMIRDGFDPYILEVRINLKENLMLHSYLSTRGTPVTYVGVSDIFYDHNGEGDAGGNILTRARIIYPETASSLTISGGGNSLLHYYGIFRYHEEEFINVLPLAATPAKQDAKIKYLNPGTYRAVCLGDLTKQDGYPDTVVRQTTFTIPEYPFRQTYNVDLACP; via the coding sequence ATGAATCACAAGTATTTATCAGTCCTTATTCTTATTATTAATCTTTCAATCTTCCTAAACTGCAAACAAGGATTGGATTTAGGTGAGGAAACCAAACTTCCCGTAATTTCCACCCTCTTCAACAACAGAATGTTATTACTCCTCAAGGGAACCTACGCTACAGACAATCCACTCGACTGGAGTGAACTGAATAATGGAACCGGAGATTTATATGTTGATGCTCAAGGGGAAGGTCTTGATCCAATAATGACTTTGGTCAACCAACCCAAAGCCGGAAATATGCCTATCTTTCTTGATATTGGAGAGGTAAGGATATCCAGTAAATTTGAGAAAGGTTTTAATGAACTGACACAAATTCGAGACACGATAGATTCCAATAGATTCTGGGACTTCATCGCACCTAACAGGCAGGTGTTTTGTACGGTTACTTACTCTTTTGATAACAATACATGTACAGAAAGTAACGGGATTATGAAAGCCTATGACTTTTTTAATGGAATCGGTGCTCAGTTCCCATCCAATGATCCTTCTTCTGAAACTGTTGGTGGAGTTGCATCAGCGCTAACGACCGGAAGGTATTGGTTTGGACGCGAGTATTACTATGCAGGGATTTATTTTCGTTCGCTTGTGACAGGGTACGCACTGGATGCAGGAGCACCAATATCTAGTCGTTTTGACAATAGGCCTCTCATCAATGCCTTGAATATTGTTCCACGTAACAACTATGTAGCGGGCACTACTTCTTCTGCCAAAAGCACAATTGTTCCAAAAATGTTTCCTGCCTTATATTCTCAACTTTTTACTCAAGCGATCCAATCGGATATGATGATTCGGGATGGGTTTGATCCTTACATTTTAGAAGTAAGGATCAATTTAAAAGAAAACCTAATGTTGCATTCTTACTTATCCACTCGAGGAACTCCAGTTACTTATGTTGGCGTAAGCGATATTTTTTATGACCATAATGGGGAAGGAGACGCCGGCGGAAATATCTTGACAAGAGCGAGAATCATCTATCCAGAAACGGCATCCAGCCTCACTATCTCTGGTGGTGGTAACTCATTGTTACATTATTATGGCATTTTCCGGTATCACGAAGAAGAATTTATCAACGTTTTGCCTCTTGCTGCGACACCAGCAAAACAGGATGCTAAAATCAAATACCTAAACCCAGGAACATACAGAGCCGTTTGTTTGGGAGACCTGACGAAACAGGACGGTTATCCTGACACTGTAGTACGGCAGACTACATTTACGATTCCTGAATATCCATTCCGACAAACGTATAACGTCGATTTGGCCTGCCCATAG
- a CDS encoding FecR domain-containing protein: MNLDKRDRLVLFTLLGVAFLFSILFYLDLNRKIGIGDREVVGTIFFKNNIVQRKFEDEVIWEKLENNSPLTNKDTIRSEAFSDALIRLKDGTEINIDENSMFNLDLTGEEPNLEFTQGSLEVKKDDSKPNQLKITSSGSEINVDSGNVKIEKSKERELSLFVEKGKTTVKQKDGKSLAVEEGKKAEFKKTGIEIKKIPVVLVAPTSQKLFYTEPDDVSVHFQWKLEPGYKDSNLEISRSPNFQMTLINEKVEGTQTSFRLKEGTFYWRLKVKNKQGTDFEFSEINKFFVTKLESFQGESPEQGAVFPFVQTFPLVTLTWSKLTTANSYKLVLSNSPKLTNPIKQLETTANQISYDDLKEGTYYWKVIAKSSFPDTKDRESQVLSFIIKKQNSIPAPKWLRPTNESEISADEIKQNQAILIWDGNAELKSYQLKIANDPKMKNIVFSEETSSNFLLPNWNELGKGNFYASLVGKSKEGKETETSTILSFTVVDKKKKQEPIEEPNENKQEPKLEMMSPNGTIVQMKGKNSLDFQWKVSGTTPDKYDLVLYQHIADKKSAIYKITTKESKHSLKDLGILDEGTFSWDLSVYKDSNLLLSRKGSFILALDQFKSLKPSDIEFISPKRLYKEKR, from the coding sequence ATGAATTTAGACAAACGAGATCGTCTCGTCTTATTTACCCTACTCGGTGTTGCTTTTTTATTTTCGATATTGTTTTATTTGGATTTAAATCGCAAAATTGGAATTGGCGACCGCGAAGTTGTTGGAACTATTTTTTTTAAAAACAATATTGTCCAAAGAAAATTTGAAGACGAAGTCATATGGGAAAAATTAGAAAATAATAGCCCTCTGACAAATAAAGATACGATTCGATCGGAAGCATTTTCTGACGCTCTGATTCGATTAAAAGATGGAACAGAAATTAACATTGATGAAAACTCAATGTTTAACTTGGATTTAACGGGAGAAGAACCAAATTTAGAATTCACTCAAGGTTCACTGGAAGTGAAAAAAGATGATTCTAAACCCAACCAATTAAAAATCACAAGTTCAGGAAGCGAAATCAATGTAGATTCTGGAAATGTCAAAATCGAGAAATCTAAAGAACGAGAACTTAGTTTATTTGTAGAAAAAGGAAAAACCACAGTTAAACAAAAGGACGGTAAATCTCTAGCTGTGGAAGAAGGGAAAAAAGCTGAGTTCAAAAAAACAGGAATTGAAATCAAAAAAATACCCGTTGTTCTTGTCGCTCCTACTTCTCAAAAATTATTTTATACAGAGCCAGACGATGTTTCAGTCCACTTCCAGTGGAAGTTGGAACCAGGATACAAAGATTCTAATTTAGAAATCTCAAGATCACCTAACTTTCAAATGACGTTAATTAACGAAAAAGTGGAAGGAACACAAACCTCTTTCCGGCTAAAGGAAGGAACCTTTTATTGGAGATTAAAAGTTAAAAATAAACAAGGCACAGATTTTGAATTTAGCGAAATCAATAAATTCTTTGTCACAAAACTTGAGTCCTTCCAAGGAGAATCACCAGAACAAGGAGCAGTTTTTCCTTTTGTTCAAACATTTCCATTGGTCACACTCACTTGGTCAAAACTAACAACTGCAAATTCATATAAATTAGTTTTATCAAATTCTCCAAAACTCACAAACCCAATCAAACAATTAGAAACCACGGCCAATCAGATTTCTTATGATGATTTAAAGGAAGGAACATACTACTGGAAGGTAATCGCGAAATCTTCTTTTCCTGATACCAAGGATCGTGAAAGCCAAGTTTTATCCTTTATCATCAAAAAACAAAATTCTATTCCTGCACCTAAATGGTTAAGGCCAACAAATGAATCAGAAATTTCTGCTGATGAAATTAAACAAAACCAAGCAATTCTCATTTGGGATGGGAATGCAGAATTAAAATCCTACCAACTAAAAATAGCAAATGATCCCAAAATGAAAAACATTGTTTTTTCCGAAGAAACTAGTTCTAACTTTCTTCTGCCAAACTGGAACGAACTCGGGAAAGGAAATTTTTATGCGAGTCTCGTTGGTAAATCAAAAGAAGGAAAAGAAACGGAAACTTCAACAATACTTAGTTTTACTGTTGTCGATAAAAAGAAAAAACAAGAACCCATAGAAGAACCAAACGAAAACAAACAAGAACCTAAACTTGAGATGATGTCACCGAACGGAACCATCGTTCAAATGAAGGGAAAAAATAGTTTAGACTTTCAATGGAAGGTATCTGGAACCACCCCAGACAAATATGATTTGGTTTTATACCAACATATAGCCGACAAAAAATCAGCAATCTATAAAATCACAACAAAAGAATCCAAACACAGCCTAAAAGATTTAGGAATCTTAGATGAAGGAACCTTCTCTTGGGACCTCAGTGTATATAAAGATTCCAACTTGTTATTGTCGAGAAAGGGAAGTTTTATTCTGGCATTAGATCAGTTTAAATCTTTAAAACCTTCTGATATTGAATTCATTTCACCAAAACGATTGTATAAAGAGAAACGATGA
- the truA gene encoding tRNA pseudouridine(38-40) synthase TruA, which translates to MPNYALLVEYDGTHFYGWQKQKNLPTVQSAIESALAIILNKNPASRLSVAGRTDTGVHGLGMVCNFKTEFPIPNFHKLLVSINALTPKGVSVKNVVEVPLEFHSRFSCTGREYIYKIYYNKYESSFVEGRAFWVKHHVDWDFVENQLTTLIGEKDFRSLTKAKSMAGKRAVREIFDIRLERLTPDWIQIRIRANGFMHNMVRITVGTLLDIGKGRWNSRSIGSILEEKNRSTAGTTLPPDGLYFVRAYYEDYPEIHELYKITLP; encoded by the coding sequence TTGCCCAACTACGCTCTTCTCGTCGAATACGACGGCACTCATTTTTACGGATGGCAAAAACAAAAAAACTTACCAACAGTCCAATCGGCAATTGAATCAGCTCTTGCCATCATATTAAACAAAAATCCCGCCTCACGTTTGTCAGTTGCCGGGAGAACCGATACAGGTGTCCATGGCCTTGGAATGGTCTGTAATTTTAAAACAGAATTTCCCATTCCTAATTTTCATAAACTTCTTGTTTCCATCAATGCACTGACTCCTAAGGGTGTTTCTGTTAAAAACGTCGTTGAGGTTCCTTTAGAGTTTCATTCACGGTTCAGTTGCACAGGCAGAGAGTATATTTACAAAATTTATTATAATAAATATGAAAGTAGTTTTGTCGAAGGGCGTGCTTTTTGGGTCAAACATCATGTGGACTGGGATTTTGTAGAAAACCAACTCACGACCCTAATTGGAGAAAAGGATTTTCGTTCCTTAACGAAAGCAAAATCTATGGCAGGCAAAAGAGCAGTTCGTGAAATCTTTGACATCCGTTTGGAACGATTGACACCAGATTGGATTCAAATCCGGATCCGTGCCAATGGATTTATGCATAATATGGTTCGTATTACGGTAGGAACTTTACTGGACATTGGGAAGGGACGTTGGAATTCTAGATCCATCGGCTCCATTTTGGAAGAGAAGAACCGTTCGACAGCAGGGACCACCCTCCCGCCGGATGGACTCTATTTTGTCCGCGCATATTACGAAGATTATCCGGAAATTCATGAATTGTATAAAATCACTCTTCCTTAG